One region of Wyeomyia smithii strain HCP4-BCI-WySm-NY-G18 chromosome 3, ASM2978416v1, whole genome shotgun sequence genomic DNA includes:
- the LOC129731630 gene encoding transformer-2 protein homolog beta-like: protein MCKDNFIFSFMNRHSNKRKHSPVRWQDEDRKLRDSRSLSRIINRNRISSKAVVCMRPQQESNNAKEYRGKCLGVFGLSSGTTESDLCRIFRTYGSIERVSIVRSHDTGLSRCYGFVYFEKSYAARRAKEQCDGIRFDRRIIRVEFSNTYRPQNWESRPYRVELRDRNVNAHRERQIRVHKQQCTKRTASPMVNQHYSRQFGRR, encoded by the exons ATGTGCAaggataattttatttttagtttcatg AATCGACATTCAAATAAGCGAAAACACAGTCCAGTTCGCTGGCAAGATGAAGATCGCAAACTTCGTGATAGCCGTTCTCTTTCAAGGATTATAAATCGGAATCGAATTTCTTCCAAAGCTGTAGTTTGTATGCGACCACAACAAGAGAGCAATAATGCAAAGGAATATCGGGGTAAATGCTTGGGAGTGTTTGGTCTTAGCAGCGGTACCACTGAGTCCGATTTGTGTCGCATATTCAGAACTTATGGATCGATTGAGCGGGTCTCGATCGTTCGTAGTCATGATACTGGTTTATCCCGATGTTATGGCTTTGTGTATTTTGAGAAAAGTTACGCAGCTAGGCGCGCTAAAGAGCAATGCGATGGCATACGTTTTGATCGGCGAATCATAAGGGTAGAGTTTTCGAACACGTACAGGCCGCAGAACTGGGAATCGAGACCATACAGAGTCGAACTAAGAGATCG AAATGTCAATGCACACCGTGAAAG aCAAATTCGTGTCCACAAACAGCAATGTACAAAACGAACAGCATCTCCCATGGTAAACCAACATTATTCGCGACAGTTTGGTCGCAGGTAA